From a region of the Chitinophaga caseinilytica genome:
- a CDS encoding Nramp family divalent metal transporter, with the protein MEDSTATVRSTAPAPAASRGKAWLQAIGPGLITAALVFGPSKITVASMMGAKYGYALLWLVVVAIFFMIIFAVMAARVGIATSESALTTIGKKWGKGARIAIGVGVFLVCASFQAGNSIGIGIAVGEATHTAPGIWVIVFNLAAMVMLFFRSFYKSLEKVMIALIGLMLLAFCTTFFFTQPSLPDVAKGFAVPSLPEGSLPLTIAFIASCFSIVGALYQAYLVQERKRINPQAKQTGREAIPGMVILGILAAIVMSCSAAVLHSRNINVTKATDMAIALEPIFGNFASALFLSGLFGASFSAMIGNAALGGTLLGDALGFGGSLQSGKVRILIGVIMALGATVALSFGKLPLELIVLAQAVTIFIVPFIGVALYLVANDEKIMGPMKNPPYVKFFGALGLIFMFILAASNVKTLFFS; encoded by the coding sequence ATGGAAGATTCGACAGCCACCGTTCGTTCCACCGCTCCCGCACCCGCCGCCAGTCGCGGTAAAGCCTGGCTGCAAGCCATCGGGCCCGGCCTCATCACGGCCGCGCTCGTGTTCGGCCCCAGCAAGATCACCGTTGCCTCCATGATGGGCGCCAAATATGGCTATGCCCTGCTCTGGCTGGTGGTGGTCGCTATTTTCTTTATGATCATTTTCGCCGTGATGGCGGCCCGGGTCGGCATCGCCACCAGTGAATCCGCCCTCACCACCATCGGGAAAAAATGGGGCAAAGGCGCGCGCATCGCCATCGGCGTGGGCGTTTTCCTCGTGTGCGCTTCGTTCCAGGCGGGCAACTCCATCGGCATCGGGATCGCTGTGGGCGAAGCCACGCATACGGCGCCGGGCATTTGGGTGATCGTGTTCAACCTCGCCGCGATGGTCATGCTTTTCTTCCGCAGTTTTTACAAATCGCTGGAAAAGGTCATGATCGCGCTCATCGGGCTCATGCTCCTCGCCTTCTGCACTACTTTCTTCTTTACCCAACCTTCACTGCCGGATGTGGCCAAAGGTTTTGCAGTGCCTTCCCTGCCGGAAGGTTCCCTGCCACTCACCATCGCTTTCATCGCCTCGTGCTTCTCCATCGTGGGCGCATTGTACCAGGCCTACCTCGTCCAGGAGCGCAAACGGATCAATCCGCAGGCAAAACAAACGGGCCGGGAAGCCATCCCGGGCATGGTGATCCTCGGCATCCTCGCGGCCATCGTGATGTCGTGCAGCGCGGCGGTGTTGCATAGCCGCAACATCAACGTCACCAAAGCGACGGACATGGCCATCGCCCTCGAGCCGATCTTCGGCAACTTCGCTTCGGCGCTGTTCCTTTCCGGCCTTTTTGGCGCCTCCTTCTCCGCGATGATCGGCAACGCCGCACTGGGCGGCACTTTGCTGGGCGACGCGCTCGGGTTTGGCGGCTCACTGCAATCGGGTAAGGTAAGGATACTCATCGGCGTCATCATGGCGCTCGGGGCCACGGTCGCCCTTTCCTTCGGGAAACTGCCGCTGGAGCTCATCGTGCTGGCGCAGGCGGTCACCATTTTCATCGTTCCCTTCATCGGTGTGGCGCTGTACCTCGTCGCCA
- a CDS encoding Gfo/Idh/MocA family protein codes for MHQRYDRRQFLQSITAAGIATGLSASPTLRAMALAADPVRIGIIGCDTSHAVAFAKSFNKDIVTPGLEGFRIVAALPEASPDIENNQKRMPGFVEELKKLGVEIVSDMDALLAKSDVVMVESNDGRPHLRQALPAIRAGKKVFIDKPLAASLAEGIEIFNLSEKHNAPVFSASSLRYVDNVQAVAGGSIGKVFGAETFSPCALEKTHPDLYWYGIHGVEMLCTVMGTGCQTVSRTSTADADVVVGVWEGGRIGTYRGIRGGKQDYGGNAFGESSIVPLGPYKGYEPLLLRIAEFFRTGKPPVSREATLEILAFMDAADESKRRKGAPVSVAAMFDRARKRKH; via the coding sequence ATGCATCAACGCTACGACCGCCGACAGTTCCTCCAGTCCATAACCGCCGCAGGCATCGCCACCGGCCTTTCCGCCAGTCCGACCCTCCGCGCCATGGCCCTGGCCGCCGATCCCGTCCGCATCGGCATCATCGGTTGCGATACCTCGCATGCCGTCGCCTTCGCGAAAAGTTTCAATAAAGATATAGTGACGCCCGGCCTCGAGGGGTTCCGCATCGTGGCCGCGCTCCCCGAAGCAAGCCCAGATATCGAGAACAACCAGAAACGCATGCCGGGCTTCGTGGAAGAACTGAAGAAACTCGGCGTGGAAATCGTTTCCGACATGGACGCGCTCCTCGCCAAATCCGACGTGGTGATGGTGGAATCCAACGACGGGCGGCCCCATCTCCGGCAAGCCCTTCCCGCCATCCGCGCCGGGAAGAAAGTGTTCATAGACAAGCCCCTGGCCGCTTCCCTGGCCGAGGGCATCGAAATATTCAACCTCTCCGAAAAGCATAACGCGCCCGTGTTCTCCGCTTCTTCGCTGCGGTATGTAGATAATGTGCAGGCCGTGGCCGGCGGCTCTATCGGCAAAGTATTCGGTGCGGAAACCTTCAGTCCCTGCGCGCTGGAAAAAACGCATCCCGACCTTTACTGGTACGGCATCCATGGCGTGGAAATGCTCTGTACCGTGATGGGGACCGGCTGCCAGACGGTTTCCCGGACTTCCACGGCCGACGCCGACGTTGTAGTAGGCGTTTGGGAAGGAGGGCGGATCGGTACGTACCGGGGCATCCGCGGCGGAAAGCAGGATTACGGCGGCAACGCCTTCGGCGAGAGCAGCATCGTACCGCTGGGGCCATACAAAGGCTACGAACCGCTCCTGTTGCGGATTGCGGAGTTCTTCCGGACGGGTAAGCCACCCGTTTCCCGCGAAGCGACCCTCGAAATCCTCGCTTTCATGGATGCGGCAGACGAAAGCAAACGCAGGAAAGGCGCGCCGGTTTCCGTAGCGGCGATGTTCGACCGCGCCAGGAAACGCAAGCACTGA